A part of Cannabis sativa cultivar Pink pepper isolate KNU-18-1 chromosome 6, ASM2916894v1, whole genome shotgun sequence genomic DNA contains:
- the LOC115694894 gene encoding (R)-mandelonitrile lyase 1-like, which produces MALSPLFLILILTILFHAKIKVLASDHDFSYMKSVYNATDLPLVEEYDYIVIGGGTAGCPLAATLSEKYSVLLLERGNTPLAHPNVLIASKNLANLIEEDDGDTPAQRFTSMEGVQNFRGRVLGGTSMINGGFFSEADNDFLTKSGVEWDLDEVEKAYKWVRDSIVSYSNLSVWNLAVKEALLEAGVGPDNGVTTKHKVGTKQSGSTFDDKGRRHGAVELLNKGDLKNMKIAIHAYVKKIIFSTKSSNPTAIGVMYTDSKGKSHKALICNKGEVIVSAGALGSPQLLLLSGIGPKSYLSSQHIPIVHSQSNVGKFMADNPRNGIDLIIPFPFQGSSAQIVGITKDYYIQTFAYNLPFSPTKLPFGLYPNPLTPPQLSLGTIVEKVVGPLSTGSLWLASKTDVKATPHVRFNYFSHPTDLSRCVSAMRKFSELLKTKSLDEFKYTDLNGVRDFMFLGPPLPTNPNSNNSSMEDYCRSSVTTFWHYHGGCLVGKVVDGEFKVIGTDSLRVVDASTFVMSPGTNPQATLMMIGR; this is translated from the exons ATGGCCCTATCTCCTCTCTTCCTAATTCTTATTCTCACAATATTATTTCATGCTAAAATAAAGGTTCTAGCTTCTGATCATG ATTTTAGTTACATGAAATCGGTTTACAATGCAACTGATCTTCCACTAGTGGAAGAATATGACTACATTGTGATCGGAGGAGGCACTGCAGGATGCCCTTTGGCGGCGACTCTTTCGGAAAAATACTCAGTTCTTCTCCTTGAAAGAGGCAACACCCCTTTAGCTCACCCCAATGTGTTAATTGCATCAAAGAATCTTGCTAATCTCATCGAAGAAGACGATGGTGATACACCAGCGCAAAGGTTCACATCAATGGAAGGCGTGCAGAATTTTAGAGGTAGGGTTTTGGGAGGGACAAGCATGATTAACGGCGGTTTCTTTTCAGAAGCTGACAATGattttcttactaagtctggCGTTGAATGGGATTTGGATGAGGTTGAGAAGGCGTATAAGTGGGTGAGAGATAGCATAGTATCATATTCGAATTTGTCGGTGTGGAATTTAGCAGTGAAAGAAGCTTTGTTGGAAGCTGGTGTTGGTCCTGATAATGGAGTTACTACAAAACATAAGGTTGGAACTAAACAATCTGGTTCTACTTTTGATGATAAGGGTCGAAGGCATGGAGCTGTGGAGTTGCTTAATAAAGGAGACctcaaaaacatgaaaattgcAATTCATGCTTATGTGAAGAAAATCATCTTCTCCACTAAATCCTCAA ATCCAACTGCTATTGGAGTTATGTACACCGATTCAAAAGGAAAATCACACAAGGCATTAATATGTAACAAAGGAGAAGTAATAGTAAGTGCAGGTGCACTTGGAAGTCCTCAACTTTTATTACTAAGTGGAATTGGTCCAAAATCATACCTCTCATCACAACATATTCCCATAGTTCATTCCCAATCAAATGTTGGAAAATTCATGGCTGATAACCCACGTAATGGTATTGATCTCATAATCCCATTTCCATTCCAAGGCTCATCAGCTCAAATTGTAGGAATTACTAAAGATTATTACATACAGACTTTTGCTTATAACTTACCATTTTCACCAACAAAATTACCTTTTGGTCTTTACCCTAACCCATTAACTCCACCTCAACTAAGTCTAGGAACAATTGTTGAAAAAGTTGTAGGACCTTTGTCCACTGGCTCACTCTGGTTAGCTTCAAAAACTGATGTTAAAGCCACACCGCATGTTCGATTCAACTATTTTTCTCATCCAACTGACCTCTCGCGGTGTGTTAGCGCGATGAGGAAGTTTAGTGAATTGTTGAAGACTAAGTCATTGGATGAGTTTAAATATACTGATTTGAATGGTGTTAGAGATTTCATGTTCTTGGGGCCTCCTTTGCCAACTAACCCTAATTCAAATAATTCATCGATGGAAGATTATTGTCGAAGCTCAGTTACAACCTTTTGGCATTATCATGGCGGATGCTTGGTAGGGAAGGTTGTGGATGGAGAATTTAAAGTTATTGGAACTGATTCACTTCGAGTTGTTGATGCTTCAACGTTTGTTATGTCCCCTGGGACAAACCCTCAGGCTACCCTAATGATGATTGGTCGGTAA
- the LOC133039114 gene encoding uncharacterized protein LOC133039114 — protein MPPKGKKTRRTVGEDAPQANVQPPQAEFPMNALLEALRAIPAQQMDPAARQSHHFQIFHRIQVPEFEGGQDPMVAERWLRQIKKNFNIIGTPEEYQVTFAVSKLEGGAADWWETLSRTMETDGMTWREFEEVFREQYFSPSHRRALIGVFDGLRQGDMTVNEFYMKFVELSSYAYPGVVDQPLVIEQFMRRLRPAIRGPIAPLTFNNLTECVTAALRTEAHVEGNEKKNTSRGRGNDRKMTKKNQGQWSQGQQFSGGSTSSGSSGKTRSGPYGCFICGQQGHKKKDCPQRQQRFQASHGGPIGSYVESTPFHGQPRTNQSQSSSYGFTPQSGQQSQYQHQFRPQGSGFNMGYSQGFQTPAPSGSQRGYNQGGGSGASTSYPSQGRGKAKAKSSAQAYALGVDDVQGGADCGVVDGMVLISHSWAHVLFDTGASHSFISLMFASMLGLSWETFSPALHLSVPMGGHGEVSTICRSICIVFEGHKLSGNLLVLPMGQFDVILGMDWLSKYQAIVDCSRKRVTLLTPSGDFIIYRANMSAVRQNPILRACLGGKRNLECYGNLFAIDDESRNLDQFPWISVVSGFPDVFPEDLPGLPPDREIEFCIDLIPGAQPVSIAPYRMAPAELVELKKQLGELMDKGYIRHSTSPWGAPVLFAKKADGTLRLCVDYRKLNQMTIKNKYPLPRIDELFDQLGGSKFFSKIDLRSGYHQLRIREEDIPKTAFRRRYGHFEFLVMPFGLTNAPAAFMDLMNRVFRPFLDKFVVVFIDDILVYSKTREDHAEHLTTVLQTLRDHQLYAKKEKCEFWMTEVKFLGHVISQDGITADPAKIDSILQWERPKNVTEVRSFLGLAGYYRRFVENFSRIAMPLTKLTRKEVKFMWDDSCEEAFRELKERLTSALFSPFLIVRNHMWYSPMLRMSWIRRCPHAKRQGGCLCFSTIETT, from the coding sequence ATGCCTCCTAAAGGAAAGAAGACAAGGAGAACGGTTGGAGAAGACGCCCCTCAAGCTAATGTCCAACCTCCACAAGCTGAATTCCCTATGAACGCCCTTCTCGAAGCCTTAAGAGCTATTCCCGCTCAACAAATGGATCCTGCCGCTCGACAAAGTCATCATTTTCAGATCTTTCATCGAATCCAAGTGCCTGAGTTTGAGGGTGGACAAGATCCCATGGTAGCTGAAAGGTGGTTGAGGcagataaagaaaaatttcaacataatagGAACACCTGAGGAATACCAAGTTACTTTCGCTGTGTCCAAGTTAGAGGGTGGTGCAGCAGATTGGTGGGAGACCTTGTCCAGGACAATGGAAACTGATGGGATGACTTGGCGAGAATTTGAGGAAGTTTTCAGGGAACAATATTTTAGTCCATCTCACAGGAGGGCTCTTATTGGAGTATTTGATGGTCTAAGACAAGGGGATATGACTGTTAATGAATTTTACATGAAGTTTGTAGAGCTATCCTCTTATGCATATCCTGGTGTTGTTGATCAACCCTTGGTGATTGAACAGTTCATGCGTCGTTTGAGGCCTGCGATACGTGGTCCAATAGCCCCTTTGACCTTTAACAACTTGACTGAGTGTGTGACAGCAGCCTTGCGAACTGAGGCTCATGTAGAAGGGAATGAGAAGAAGAACACAAGCAGAGGAAGAGGAAATGACCGAAAGATGACCAAGAAGAATCAAGGACAGTGGTCCCAAGGACAACAATTTAGTGGGGGTAGCACTAGTAGTGGTTCATCTGGAAAGACTCGTAGTGGACCATACGGGTGTTTCATTTGTGGTCAACAAGGTCACAAGAAGAAAGATTGCCCGCAACGACAACAAAGATTTCAAGCATCTCATGGGGGACCCATAGGGAGCTATGTAGAGTCTACTCCTTTTCATGGACAGCCCAGGACAAACCAGTCTCAGTCTTCATCCTATGGTTTCACACCCCAATCGGGCCAGCAGTCTCAGTATCAACATCAGTTCAGGCCACAAGGTTCAGGGTTCAACATGGGGTACTCACAAGGTTTCCAAACTCCTGCTCCTAGTGGGAGTCAAAGAGGGTACAATCAAGGTGGAGGGTCTGGTGCAAGTACAAGCTACCCTAGTCAGGGAAGGGGCAAGGCAAAAGCAAAGTCATCCGCTCAAGCCTACGCTCTTGGGGTTGATGATGTGCAGGGCGGTGCCGACTGTGGAGTTGTCGATGGTATGGTTCTTATCTCACACTCTTGGGCTCATGTGTTATTTGATACGGGTGCATCGCATTCCTTTATATCTTTGATGTTTGCTAGTATGTTGGGTTTGAgttgggaaacttttagtcctgcatTGCATTTGAGTGTACCTATGGGGGGACATGGTGAGGTATCCACCATATGTAGGTCAATTTGTATTGTGTTCGAGGGACACAAGTTGTCTGGAAACTTATTAGTGTTGCCTATGGGGCAATTTGATGTAATTCTTGGTATGGATTGGTTGTCTAAATACCAAGCTATTGTGGATTGTTCACGTAAAAGAGTGACTCTTTTAACCCCTAGTGGTGATTTCATTATTTATCGAGCCAACATGAGTGCAGTGAGACAAAATCCTATCTTAAGggcatgtttaggtggaaagAGAAACTTAGAGTGTTATGGGAATCTGTTTGCGATCGATGATGAGTCTAGGAATTTAGACCAGTTCCCTTGGATATCAGTGGTTAGTGGTTTTCCGGATGTGTTTCCAGAGGACttaccagggttaccacctgatAGGGAGATCGAGTTTTGCATTGATTTGATTCCCGGAGCTCAACCAGTTTCTATTGCACCTTATCGCATGGCACCTGCAGAGTTGGTTGAATTGAAAAAACAATTAGGGGAGTTAATGGATAAGGGCTACATCAGACATAGTACTTCCCCATGGGGAGCTCCAGTCTTGTTTGCCAAGAAAGCTGATGGGACTTTGCGACTTTGTGTCGACTATAGAAAGCTGAATCAgatgacaattaaaaacaaatatccTTTACCGAGGATTGATGAACTATttgatcaacttggtggttcaaagttcttttcaaagattgatctgaGGTCAGGCTACCATCAATTGAGGATTAGGGAAGAAGATATCCCTAAGACTGCTTTCAGGAGACGGTATGGACACTTTGAGTTTTTGGTAATGCCATTTGGGTTAACGAATGCACCTGCTgcatttatggatcttatgaatagagtcTTTAGACCTTTCTTGGATAAGTTTGTGGTGGTATTTATTGATGACATCTTGGTGTATTCTAAGACACGTGAGGATCATGCTGAACACTTGACAACAGTATTACAGACATTGAGAGATCACCAATTATACGCTAAGAAAGAGAAGTGTGAATTTTGGATGACTGAAGTCAAGTTCTTGGGCCATGTAATTTCTCAAGATGGTATCACTGCTGACCCTGCAAAGATAGACTCTATTCTACAGTGGGAAAGACCAAAGAATGTCactgaagttcgaagttttcttggGTTGGCAGGCTACTACCGTCGCTTTGTAGAGAATTTCTCACGAATTGCTATGCCTTTGACGAAGTTAACAAGAAAAGAAGTAAAGTTTATGTGGGATGATAGTTGCGAAGAAGCTTTTAGAGAATTGAAGGAAAGATTAACTTCGGCGCTGTTCTCACCGTTCCTAATAGTGAGGAACCATATGTGGTATTCACCGATGCTTCGAATGTCTTGGATTAGGAGGTGTCCTCATGCAAAACGGCAAGGTGGTTGCCTATGCTTCTCGACAATTGAAACCACATGA